In one window of bacterium DNA:
- a CDS encoding S4 domain-containing protein has product MRIDQFLVLCRIVKRRSLAKELADAGQIRIGEETAKPGRQVREGDELEIRQPGRVLRVRVREIPPRRPSREAALAYFEIIEETRTKSPADDRPPGPSVDFLSRK; this is encoded by the coding sequence GTGCGGATCGATCAATTTCTTGTCCTGTGCCGAATCGTGAAGCGAAGATCGCTGGCCAAGGAATTGGCCGACGCCGGCCAGATTCGTATCGGGGAAGAGACCGCAAAGCCGGGCCGCCAGGTCCGGGAGGGGGATGAGCTTGAGATCCGGCAGCCGGGACGCGTGCTGAGAGTTCGCGTGCGGGAGATCCCCCCGCGGCGGCCCTCACGGGAAGCGGCTCTGGCGTATTTTGAGATCATTGAAGAAACCCGGACAAAATCACCTGCCGACGACCGGCCGCCGGGCCCCTCGGTGGATTTTTTGAGCCGGAAGTAG
- a CDS encoding peptidylprolyl isomerase has protein sequence GGDLGNLKKGEEFPEFEAAVFSQPIGIVSQPIRTRAGYHIILVTGTRAGKTTLLAEVSEKIKDKLFDEKRARRYREWISELKRSAFLEINYYPQAVTSKDGSVGPLFRNVRDQVTFRLVEMKIVSGAGLFFREEIFWAYGTKRKDPRWESDKLKVDNERRLDAETIGTLGRMFREFVNPDPAASIFFFKNNAIWPASFLGKVNFADMIKAYSLNPKMKHLELLIDSKQIRLKFEIKVEKTRSIVSDSQEISG, from the coding sequence GGCGGTGATTTGGGGAATTTGAAGAAAGGAGAGGAGTTCCCGGAGTTTGAGGCGGCCGTTTTCTCTCAGCCGATCGGTATCGTGAGCCAGCCGATCCGTACCCGTGCCGGTTATCACATCATTTTGGTCACCGGCACGCGCGCCGGGAAAACCACCCTGCTCGCCGAAGTGTCCGAAAAGATCAAGGACAAGCTGTTCGACGAAAAACGGGCGCGCCGCTACCGGGAATGGATATCCGAGTTGAAGCGCTCGGCGTTTCTGGAGATCAATTACTATCCCCAGGCCGTAACCTCCAAGGATGGTTCCGTGGGGCCGCTCTTCCGGAACGTCCGCGATCAGGTGACGTTCCGGCTCGTTGAGATGAAGATCGTCAGCGGCGCGGGGCTGTTCTTCCGCGAGGAGATTTTCTGGGCCTACGGCACCAAACGGAAGGACCCGCGCTGGGAATCCGATAAACTCAAGGTTGACAACGAGCGGCGGCTCGACGCGGAGACCATCGGGACCTTGGGTCGGATGTTTCGCGAGTTCGTAAATCCCGACCCGGCCGCGAGCATTTTCTTTTTCAAGAACAACGCAATATGGCCCGCCTCTTTTCTCGGTAAGGTGAACTTCGCCGACATGATCAAAGCCTACTCTCTCAATCCTAAAATGAAGCACCTGGAACTTTTGATCGATTCCAAGCAAATTCGTCTTAAATTCGAAATCAAGGTGGAAAAAACCCGGAGCATCGTATCCGACAGCCAGGAAATTTCCGGTTAG